The following proteins are co-located in the Microvirga ossetica genome:
- a CDS encoding GntR family transcriptional regulator → MNAPVRQPKSAPGTRSDSVYAGLRRAIIEQALMPGDKLTEDVIGDRFGVSRTIVRTALARLHAEGLVDMQPNKGATIAQPSLSEAQDVFETRMCLERQVLVRLAKKVTEKDIERLQQHVALETKANAHDGPAAIRLAGEFHILLASLSGNGVLARYVDEVVSRCSLILALYSRPHSSDCSINEHQQIIDALRAGNSQAAIDAMDHHLTAVTDRALLSSTSDKHRDIRSILDRYAS, encoded by the coding sequence ATGAACGCGCCAGTCAGACAGCCCAAATCAGCCCCCGGCACCCGGAGCGACTCCGTTTACGCCGGTCTTCGCCGCGCGATCATCGAGCAGGCCCTGATGCCGGGCGACAAGCTGACCGAGGACGTCATCGGCGACCGGTTCGGCGTCAGCCGGACGATCGTCAGGACCGCTCTCGCGCGCCTCCACGCCGAAGGTCTCGTAGACATGCAGCCCAACAAGGGCGCCACCATCGCCCAGCCCAGCCTGTCGGAGGCCCAGGACGTCTTCGAGACGCGGATGTGCCTGGAGCGGCAAGTCCTTGTGCGGCTTGCGAAAAAGGTAACGGAGAAGGACATCGAGCGTTTGCAGCAGCATGTGGCCCTCGAGACGAAAGCCAATGCTCACGATGGACCCGCCGCAATACGTCTGGCGGGAGAATTCCATATTCTGCTGGCATCCCTCTCTGGCAACGGCGTCCTGGCAAGATATGTGGACGAGGTGGTTTCACGCTGCTCGCTGATTCTGGCGCTTTACAGCCGGCCACATTCCTCGGATTGCTCCATAAACGAGCACCAGCAGATCATCGATGCTCTCCGGGCCGGGAACAGCCAAGCTGCCATCGACGCCATGGACCACCACCTCACGGCCGTCACCGACAGAGCATTGCTGTCTTCCACGTCCGACAAGCATCGCGACATCCGGTCCATTCTCGACCGCTACGCTTCGTGA
- a CDS encoding amidohydrolase family protein — translation MHSLVIRNVRPMGGETTSVTIREGRIAGYGQEVEDGAEALDGGGGILIPGLVEAHTHMDKTLLGMGWYRNEVGPRLIDKIENERMQRRVLGIDPARQSARQAVLAASLGTTHIRTHVDVDTEVGVAGIEGVLETRERYRDIVDIELVAFPQSGMLVRPGTVELMEKALQLGAQVVGGLDPSAIDRDPKGHLDVVFDLAERYGVPVDIHLHEPAELGAFSMELIVERTKALGLQGEVTISHAFCLGMTDQDYVAALIDALVEARIHILTTAPASRPAPAVKRLVEAGIVVAAGSDGVRDTWGPYNNPDMLERAFLVGLRNNLRRDDEVALALDTCTYGGARMMGLEDYGLQPGNRADLVLLDGETLAEAVVSRRPRKAVLKGGKVIARDGVALAEAP, via the coding sequence ATGCATAGTCTTGTGATCCGCAACGTACGCCCGATGGGTGGCGAGACGACCTCGGTGACAATCCGCGAAGGGCGCATTGCCGGCTATGGCCAGGAGGTCGAGGACGGCGCGGAGGCCTTGGACGGCGGCGGCGGCATTCTGATCCCCGGTCTCGTCGAAGCCCATACGCATATGGACAAGACGCTCCTCGGCATGGGCTGGTATCGCAACGAGGTCGGCCCGCGTCTCATCGACAAGATCGAGAACGAGCGGATGCAGCGGCGGGTGCTCGGGATCGACCCGGCCCGTCAATCCGCCCGACAGGCCGTGCTCGCCGCCTCCCTCGGCACGACGCATATCCGGACCCATGTGGACGTGGACACGGAAGTCGGCGTCGCAGGCATCGAGGGCGTCCTCGAAACGCGGGAGCGCTATCGGGACATTGTCGATATCGAGCTCGTCGCCTTTCCGCAGAGCGGCATGCTCGTCCGGCCCGGCACCGTCGAACTGATGGAGAAGGCACTTCAGCTCGGCGCGCAAGTTGTGGGCGGGCTCGACCCATCCGCGATCGATCGCGATCCGAAGGGGCATCTCGACGTCGTGTTCGATCTCGCGGAGCGCTATGGCGTTCCGGTCGATATCCATCTCCACGAGCCGGCGGAGCTGGGAGCTTTCTCCATGGAGCTGATCGTCGAGCGCACGAAGGCTCTGGGCCTGCAGGGAGAGGTCACCATCAGCCACGCCTTCTGCCTCGGCATGACCGATCAGGATTATGTTGCGGCGCTGATCGATGCCTTGGTGGAGGCGCGGATCCATATCCTGACGACGGCGCCCGCCTCCAGGCCGGCGCCTGCCGTCAAGCGTCTCGTTGAGGCCGGCATCGTTGTCGCTGCCGGCTCCGACGGGGTACGCGACACCTGGGGGCCTTACAACAATCCGGACATGTTGGAGCGCGCTTTCCTCGTCGGCCTGCGCAACAACCTGCGGCGAGACGATGAGGTCGCGCTGGCGCTGGACACCTGCACCTATGGCGGCGCGCGGATGATGGGCCTCGAGGACTATGGCCTGCAACCGGGCAATCGGGCGGATCTCGTTCTGCTCGACGGTGAGACGCTGGCAGAAGCCGTCGTCAGCCGCCGCCCGCGCAAAGCGGTGCTGAAGGGCGGAAAGGTCATCGCGCGCGACGGCGTCGCCTTGGCCGAGGCGCCCTGA
- a CDS encoding M20 aminoacylase family protein, with protein sequence MAMDLSALDREMTAWRRDLHAQPEFGFEEKRTSAFVAAKLREFGLDEVAEGVGGTGVVGTLKRGSANRAIALRADMDALRITEQGTQSYRSQNPGTMHACGHDGHTAMLLGAAKLLAEEAGFDGTVRFVFQPAEEWGKGALAMLADGLLERFPFEEIYGLHNMPGLPVGHFQTRVGPIMSAEDNFEIVLRGVGGHAARPHSGNEVLVAACATVMNLQTIVSRRLSPTDIGVVSVTELITDGTRNALPGLARILGDARSFRPEVSAEIEKQMRIVAEGTALTYNVATEVTYTREFVPLLNDAALVEEAFAAARTVFEPDHVSTACEPMTGSEDFAQFLELVPGCFVFVGNGKDSAPLHNPSYDFNDDGLLHGARFHAAVIRQRLPLV encoded by the coding sequence ATGGCCATGGATCTGAGTGCCCTCGACCGAGAAATGACTGCTTGGCGGCGCGATCTGCACGCCCAACCTGAGTTCGGATTCGAGGAGAAGCGCACGAGCGCCTTCGTCGCCGCCAAACTGCGGGAGTTCGGCCTCGACGAGGTTGCCGAGGGCGTGGGCGGCACGGGCGTCGTCGGCACGCTCAAACGCGGCAGCGCCAATCGGGCAATCGCGCTCCGGGCGGATATGGATGCCCTGCGCATCACCGAGCAGGGCACGCAGAGCTATCGTTCGCAGAATCCCGGCACGATGCACGCCTGCGGGCATGACGGCCACACGGCCATGCTGCTCGGGGCCGCAAAGCTGCTCGCCGAGGAAGCCGGATTCGACGGCACGGTGCGCTTCGTCTTCCAGCCCGCCGAGGAATGGGGCAAAGGTGCGCTCGCCATGCTGGCCGACGGGCTGCTGGAGCGATTCCCGTTCGAGGAGATCTATGGCCTTCACAACATGCCGGGCCTGCCCGTTGGGCACTTCCAGACCCGCGTCGGGCCGATCATGTCGGCGGAGGACAATTTCGAGATCGTCTTGAGAGGCGTCGGCGGCCATGCGGCCCGACCGCACTCGGGCAACGAGGTGCTCGTCGCCGCCTGCGCGACGGTGATGAATCTCCAGACCATCGTCTCGCGTCGCCTGAGCCCGACCGATATCGGCGTCGTCTCAGTGACGGAGTTGATCACCGACGGCACGCGCAATGCCTTGCCTGGGCTCGCGCGCATTCTTGGCGACGCCCGCAGCTTCCGGCCCGAGGTCAGCGCGGAGATCGAGAAGCAGATGCGCATCGTCGCCGAGGGCACGGCCCTGACCTACAACGTCGCCACGGAGGTGACCTACACACGGGAGTTCGTGCCGCTTCTGAACGATGCCGCCTTGGTGGAAGAAGCCTTTGCGGCCGCCCGAACCGTGTTCGAACCCGACCACGTGTCAACCGCCTGCGAGCCGATGACTGGCTCGGAGGATTTTGCCCAATTCCTCGAGCTTGTGCCCGGCTGCTTCGTGTTCGTCGGCAACGGCAAGGATTCGGCGCCGCTGCACAATCCGTCCTACGACTTCAACGATGACGGGCTGCTCCATGGAGCGCGCTTCCATGCGGCCGTCATCCGACAGCGCCTGCCGCTGGTTTAA
- a CDS encoding Zn-dependent hydrolase, producing MTTLSIDAERLLGRLRILGQIGRDGNGKLARLAGSDADKAGRDALASWLRDTGLEVAIDRIGNIFGIWQDEANAEKSPVLLGSHIDTVIDAGIYDGCYGVIAGLEAIATLKAAGYVPARPIAVAAFTNEEGVRYAPDMMGSLVYAGGLSVEEALATIGTDGTVLGAELERIGYAGSLEPGFLKPHTYIELHIEQGPVLEREGVPIGAVENLQGISWQRITIDGDANHAGTTPMSMRRDAGHAAARVVTFLQDRARNANAPTVATVGCMSFEPNAINVIPSRAIFTVDLRDPDEGRLQAEEAALATYLNELAAAEKVKISVERLARFEPVTFDRNIVRLVEDAARERELASKRMTSGAGHDAQMIARIAPSAMIFVPSIGGISHNPRERTADADLVAGTNILLDVVTRLAAQ from the coding sequence ATGACCACGCTCTCGATCGACGCGGAGCGTCTGCTGGGCCGCCTCCGGATACTCGGGCAGATCGGTCGCGACGGGAACGGCAAATTGGCCCGGCTCGCCGGCTCCGATGCTGACAAAGCCGGACGCGACGCTCTCGCTTCGTGGCTTCGCGACACGGGCTTGGAGGTCGCCATCGACCGGATCGGCAACATCTTCGGGATCTGGCAGGATGAAGCGAATGCGGAGAAGTCCCCTGTCCTTCTTGGCTCGCACATCGATACCGTCATCGATGCCGGCATCTATGACGGATGCTACGGCGTGATCGCGGGGCTGGAGGCGATCGCGACCCTGAAGGCAGCCGGGTACGTTCCTGCCCGACCCATCGCAGTCGCCGCCTTCACCAACGAGGAAGGCGTGCGCTACGCACCAGACATGATGGGCTCGCTCGTCTATGCCGGCGGGCTCTCCGTCGAGGAGGCGCTGGCGACAATCGGCACCGATGGCACCGTTCTCGGCGCGGAGCTGGAACGGATCGGCTATGCCGGCTCCTTGGAGCCGGGCTTCTTGAAGCCGCATACTTACATCGAGCTGCATATCGAGCAGGGACCCGTGCTCGAGCGCGAGGGCGTGCCCATCGGCGCCGTGGAGAACCTCCAAGGCATCTCCTGGCAGCGCATCACCATCGACGGGGATGCCAACCACGCCGGCACGACGCCGATGTCGATGCGCCGGGACGCCGGCCACGCCGCTGCACGCGTAGTCACTTTCCTGCAGGACCGGGCCAGGAACGCGAACGCGCCGACCGTTGCGACGGTGGGCTGCATGAGCTTCGAGCCGAACGCGATCAACGTCATTCCCTCCCGCGCCATTTTCACGGTCGATCTTCGCGATCCCGACGAGGGACGCCTCCAGGCCGAGGAAGCTGCCCTTGCCACGTATCTGAACGAGCTGGCGGCTGCCGAGAAGGTCAAAATCTCGGTCGAGCGGCTGGCACGGTTCGAGCCGGTAACCTTCGACAGAAATATCGTGAGGCTGGTGGAGGATGCCGCCCGGGAGCGCGAGCTGGCCTCGAAGCGGATGACATCGGGCGCGGGCCACGACGCACAGATGATCGCCAGGATCGCACCCTCCGCAATGATCTTCGTGCCGAGCATCGGCGGCATCAGCCATAACCCGCGCGAACGCACGGCGGATGCCGATCTCGTCGCGGGAACCAATATCCTGCTCGATGTCGTCACTCGCCTAGCAGCCCAGTAA
- a CDS encoding diaminopropionate ammonia-lyase codes for MYLPNKHLFYRNPLDPIDAETLGVKAAEEVERHFTYRDNHAPTPLHALPALAAEIGVGAIHIKDEGFRLGLGSFKALGGSYAVIRLVLEEAGRQLGRPVDVAELHAPEIQAIAAGMTVACATDGNHGRSVAQGAQLVGARATIFVHSGVSDQRVSAIARFGAQMIRVEGTYDDSVAEAARIAARNGWTVVSDTSWPGYERIPGLVMQGYTAMVREALRQLPATPTHVFVQAGVGGVAAAVAGHLALVLGDRRPTFVVVEPARAACLYETARAGHPVKISHVEPTVMAMLECYEPSLVAWRVLSRVADAFMTVDEDEAVAVMNRLARPIGSDPAIVAGESGGVGLAGLIRAAADPYIRVALDLNEASRVFVINTEGATDPERYVELVGMTPGAVATHAEGADA; via the coding sequence ATGTATCTTCCCAATAAGCATCTCTTCTATCGCAATCCCCTCGACCCGATTGATGCCGAGACCCTGGGCGTGAAGGCGGCTGAAGAGGTCGAGCGCCACTTCACCTATCGCGACAACCATGCGCCGACGCCGCTGCATGCTCTCCCCGCCCTTGCCGCCGAAATCGGCGTGGGCGCGATTCACATCAAGGACGAAGGCTTCCGGCTCGGCCTCGGCAGCTTCAAGGCCTTAGGCGGGTCCTACGCGGTCATCCGGCTCGTGCTGGAGGAAGCCGGTCGCCAGCTCGGGCGGCCGGTCGATGTCGCCGAGCTGCACGCGCCCGAGATTCAAGCCATCGCCGCCGGCATGACAGTCGCCTGCGCCACGGATGGCAATCACGGACGCTCGGTGGCTCAAGGTGCGCAGCTGGTCGGCGCCCGGGCGACCATCTTCGTGCATTCCGGCGTCAGCGACCAGCGCGTGTCGGCCATCGCCCGCTTCGGTGCGCAGATGATCCGGGTCGAGGGCACCTATGACGATTCGGTCGCCGAGGCGGCCCGAATCGCAGCCCGGAACGGCTGGACAGTGGTCTCCGACACGTCCTGGCCCGGCTACGAGCGCATTCCCGGCTTGGTCATGCAGGGCTATACCGCCATGGTGCGCGAAGCCCTGCGCCAGCTTCCCGCAACGCCGACCCACGTGTTCGTGCAAGCAGGCGTCGGCGGCGTCGCGGCTGCGGTCGCGGGACACCTCGCGCTCGTGCTCGGCGACCGGCGGCCGACCTTCGTCGTGGTCGAGCCGGCACGGGCGGCTTGCCTCTATGAGACCGCACGCGCGGGGCATCCGGTCAAGATTTCACATGTCGAGCCGACCGTCATGGCGATGCTCGAATGCTATGAGCCTTCGCTGGTCGCCTGGCGGGTGCTGTCGCGCGTTGCCGATGCTTTCATGACAGTCGACGAGGACGAGGCAGTCGCCGTGATGAACCGCCTTGCTCGGCCGATAGGAAGCGATCCGGCCATCGTGGCGGGCGAGAGCGGGGGTGTGGGCCTTGCCGGCCTCATCCGCGCCGCGGCTGATCCTTATATCCGGGTGGCACTCGATCTCAACGAAGCGTCCCGCGTCTTCGTCATCAACACGGAAGGCGCCACAGATCCGGAGCGTTACGTGGAACTGGTCGGAATGACGCCCGGTGCCGTGGCGACCCATGCAGAAGGCGCGGATGCATGA
- a CDS encoding Lrp/AsnC family transcriptional regulator, which translates to MSKSSSSITLDSFDVAILNILQRDNSTPQRVIGEAVNLSAPAVQRRIRRMEEAGIIQANVAVIDPALVGQPITIFVEVEVISETAELIDAAKREFASVPEVQQCYYVTGEADFVLVVVVPTMTAYEALTRRLFFGNNNVKRFRTFVAMDRVKVGLAVPLPR; encoded by the coding sequence GTGTCCAAGTCTTCGTCCTCGATCACGCTCGATAGCTTCGACGTGGCGATCCTGAACATCCTTCAGCGGGATAACTCGACCCCGCAGCGGGTAATCGGCGAGGCCGTCAACCTGTCGGCCCCGGCCGTGCAGCGTCGTATTCGCCGGATGGAGGAGGCGGGGATCATCCAGGCCAATGTTGCCGTTATCGATCCGGCCCTGGTCGGGCAACCGATTACGATCTTCGTCGAGGTCGAGGTGATCAGCGAGACGGCGGAGTTGATCGACGCCGCCAAACGGGAATTCGCCTCGGTTCCGGAGGTGCAGCAGTGCTACTACGTCACCGGCGAGGCCGATTTCGTTCTGGTGGTCGTGGTGCCGACGATGACAGCCTACGAAGCGCTCACGCGACGCCTGTTCTTCGGGAACAACAACGTGAAGCGCTTCCGCACTTTCGTCGCCATGGACCGGGTCAAGGTGGGGTTGGCGGTTCCTCTGCCACGATGA
- a CDS encoding ornithine cyclodeaminase family protein translates to MIVLSDRDVLSLLPMADAIEVVANAMVAVSAGAANLPLRSVVDVGAPNMMGVMPGALMPGNGRIEACFGVKLVSLFPNNPDAGYSSHQGAIVLFEPEHGSAIAMMNAGLLTAIRTAAASAVATRSLARPDCRTLAIVGAGEQAEHHLEGMLCVRPSLRELRVVGRRREKAEAFASHAAQHHPSLAVSVFDDVRSAVVGADLICTVTSSAEPVLMGEWVAPGTHLNVVGASIPSKREIDEETVARSRLYVDYRPSTFAQAGEVIRALESGRIERGHVLAEIGEVLAGKAAGRGTPDEITLYRSLGIAAQDLACASHCLREAKARNLGIEASLT, encoded by the coding sequence ATGATTGTTCTGTCCGACCGAGATGTTCTCTCGCTGCTGCCGATGGCTGACGCCATCGAGGTCGTCGCCAACGCGATGGTTGCGGTCTCCGCAGGCGCAGCCAACCTACCGCTCAGATCGGTGGTGGATGTCGGCGCGCCGAACATGATGGGCGTGATGCCCGGTGCGCTCATGCCGGGCAACGGCCGGATCGAAGCATGCTTCGGTGTGAAGCTGGTGAGTCTGTTCCCCAACAATCCGGATGCCGGCTACTCGTCCCATCAGGGGGCCATCGTGCTGTTCGAGCCGGAGCATGGCTCGGCAATCGCCATGATGAATGCCGGACTGCTGACTGCCATTCGCACGGCTGCCGCCAGCGCCGTGGCGACGCGCTCGCTCGCCCGGCCGGACTGCCGTACACTCGCCATAGTCGGGGCGGGCGAGCAGGCCGAGCATCATCTCGAGGGCATGCTGTGCGTGCGGCCGTCCCTGCGGGAGCTGCGCGTGGTCGGACGGCGGCGCGAGAAGGCCGAAGCCTTCGCCTCCCACGCCGCGCAGCATCATCCCAGCCTCGCCGTCAGCGTTTTCGACGACGTCCGCAGCGCCGTCGTCGGCGCCGATCTTATCTGCACCGTCACGTCATCCGCCGAACCGGTGCTGATGGGCGAATGGGTGGCTCCGGGCACTCATCTGAACGTGGTCGGCGCCTCGATCCCCTCGAAGCGCGAGATCGACGAGGAGACGGTCGCCCGCTCGCGCCTCTATGTCGATTATCGCCCCTCCACCTTCGCGCAGGCCGGCGAGGTCATCCGCGCTCTTGAGAGCGGACGCATCGAACGCGGCCACGTGCTGGCCGAGATCGGCGAGGTGCTCGCCGGAAAGGCAGCCGGCCGTGGCACGCCTGACGAGATCACGCTCTACCGCTCCCTCGGCATTGCCGCCCAGGACCTCGCCTGCGCAAGCCATTGTCTGCGCGAGGCAAAGGCCCGCAACCTCGGCATCGAGGCATCGCTAACCTGA
- a CDS encoding alpha/beta fold hydrolase: MTNRLIAARDRFAASHPEQRIAIGGREWGYVRVGDAGPALLLIPGTLGRGDIFWQQIEALRDRARIFALTYPGSGGIAEWAADLAELCGRLGLDRATVLGSSLGGYLAQYFAAAYPHIAERLIAANTLHSTADIATRPPYSSDLDNAPIDELRTGFGRGLGLWRESHPEQGELVDLLMAEVAGRIPEPELRTRLNALKHAPELPPLELPRNRIATVESADDPLIPEPVRSAVRARLSPFSAYRFEWGGHFPYVTRPGLYLSLLEEQLGLPVTGEGWGREELRTR; the protein is encoded by the coding sequence ATGACCAACCGGCTGATCGCGGCCCGCGACCGCTTCGCCGCCTCCCATCCCGAGCAGCGGATCGCGATCGGCGGTCGCGAATGGGGCTATGTCAGGGTGGGAGATGCCGGACCGGCCTTGCTGCTCATTCCCGGAACGCTCGGCCGCGGCGACATCTTCTGGCAGCAGATCGAAGCGCTGCGAGATCGCGCTCGCATCTTCGCCCTCACCTATCCCGGGAGCGGCGGCATCGCCGAATGGGCGGCCGACCTCGCGGAGCTGTGCGGAAGATTGGGCCTCGACCGAGCTACAGTTCTCGGCTCGTCTCTGGGAGGATACTTGGCGCAGTATTTCGCCGCAGCCTATCCGCACATTGCCGAACGGCTCATCGCCGCCAACACGCTGCATTCCACTGCCGATATCGCAACCCGCCCACCCTATTCCTCCGACCTCGACAACGCACCTATCGACGAATTGCGGACAGGCTTCGGGCGTGGCCTTGGCCTTTGGCGTGAGAGCCATCCCGAACAGGGAGAACTGGTTGACCTGCTGATGGCGGAGGTCGCCGGGCGGATCCCGGAGCCGGAATTGCGGACGCGGCTGAACGCGCTGAAGCATGCGCCTGAGCTGCCGCCGCTCGAGCTGCCTCGGAACCGGATTGCGACGGTCGAATCGGCCGACGATCCTCTCATCCCGGAGCCCGTGCGCAGCGCCGTGCGTGCACGGTTGAGCCCCTTTTCCGCCTATCGCTTCGAATGGGGCGGACACTTTCCCTATGTCACGCGGCCGGGTCTCTATCTGTCGCTGCTGGAAGAACAACTTGGCCTGCCCGTCACGGGCGAAGGCTGGGGCCGAGAGGAGCTGCGTACGCGATGA
- a CDS encoding adenylate/guanylate cyclase domain-containing protein: MTEKLKRRLTTVLCADVEGYSRLMEADEVGTLATLRRYRDAMTALVERHDGRIVNTWGDAVIAEFPSVVEAVQCAVETQRELSGQDPHLPEAQRMRFRIGINLGDVMVDGADIYGDGVNVAARLQELAEPGGILISGPVYDQVRNKLTVGFDYLGERQVKNVASRVSSYRVTLGDMPAGQVNAKSDGEHVPGAGSAVGTLPLRDRTAPTTSAQSISRRLTGLPRPLRAAIVICVFLFLINLFSGFHEIWFHWPAISILFIVLLWLGLRRNPEERRRTGRR, encoded by the coding sequence ATGACCGAGAAGCTGAAACGGCGGCTGACCACCGTGCTGTGCGCCGATGTCGAGGGCTATTCGCGCCTGATGGAGGCGGACGAGGTCGGCACGCTGGCGACCCTGCGCCGCTATCGCGACGCTATGACCGCTTTGGTCGAGCGCCACGACGGGCGGATCGTGAACACCTGGGGCGATGCCGTCATCGCCGAATTCCCGAGCGTGGTCGAGGCCGTCCAGTGCGCGGTCGAGACTCAGCGAGAACTCTCAGGCCAGGACCCGCACCTGCCGGAGGCGCAGCGCATGCGCTTTCGCATCGGAATCAACCTGGGCGACGTGATGGTCGACGGCGCCGATATCTATGGCGACGGCGTCAATGTCGCCGCAAGGCTTCAGGAACTGGCCGAGCCCGGCGGAATCCTGATTTCGGGGCCGGTCTACGATCAGGTCCGCAACAAACTCACCGTCGGCTTCGACTATCTCGGCGAACGGCAAGTGAAGAACGTCGCCTCTCGCGTATCGAGCTATCGGGTGACTCTCGGAGACATGCCGGCGGGCCAAGTCAACGCCAAGAGCGATGGTGAGCATGTCCCGGGAGCCGGCAGCGCAGTCGGGACGTTACCGCTACGCGATAGAACCGCGCCTACGACATCGGCGCAGAGCATCTCCCGCCGCTTGACGGGTCTGCCCCGCCCTCTTCGCGCCGCCATCGTGATCTGCGTGTTCCTGTTTCTCATCAACCTCTTCAGCGGCTTCCACGAGATCTGGTTCCATTGGCCTGCCATCTCCATCCTGTTCATCGTCCTGCTGTGGCTGGGACTGAGGCGCAACCCGGAGGAGCGGAGGCGGACCGGTCGCCGCTGA
- a CDS encoding lytic murein transglycosylase — protein MARGRQFKSVAIAAAAAFSGMVGTAAAAQCGNSAAGFEAWKDQFAVEARANGVSPTGVAALKGATYASATIAADRGQKSFRLSLDQFLAKRGGPVIVSRGRALKQSEAALFNSIEQRYGVPPGPLIAIWGMETAFGRQRGNQNTLSSIATLAYDCRRSEFFTDQLYATLTLIDRGVLTASTRGSMHGEIGQTQFMPKSILNYGTGGSLDVAANALMSTANFLKAHGWRAGAGYQPGEPNFAAIQAWNAASVYQRAIAQIGQQIDSGGSTSARR, from the coding sequence ATGGCAAGGGGCAGGCAGTTCAAGAGCGTCGCCATTGCAGCCGCGGCAGCATTCTCGGGAATGGTTGGTACGGCGGCCGCGGCACAATGCGGCAATTCGGCGGCAGGATTCGAGGCCTGGAAAGACCAGTTTGCCGTCGAGGCAAGGGCTAACGGTGTTAGCCCGACAGGCGTGGCGGCTCTCAAAGGCGCGACCTATGCCTCGGCCACGATCGCGGCCGACCGGGGGCAGAAGAGCTTCCGCCTGTCGCTCGATCAGTTTCTCGCCAAGCGCGGCGGTCCAGTCATCGTCTCACGCGGCCGGGCGCTGAAGCAATCCGAAGCGGCCTTGTTCAATTCCATCGAGCAGCGCTACGGCGTGCCGCCAGGACCGCTCATCGCCATCTGGGGCATGGAAACGGCCTTCGGCCGGCAGCGGGGAAATCAGAACACCCTGTCGTCGATAGCAACCCTCGCCTACGATTGCCGCCGGTCTGAATTCTTCACCGATCAGCTCTATGCCACCCTGACCCTGATCGACCGCGGCGTTCTCACGGCGAGCACCCGCGGTTCCATGCACGGGGAAATCGGCCAGACGCAGTTCATGCCGAAGAGCATCCTGAACTATGGCACCGGCGGCAGCTTGGATGTTGCTGCCAATGCCCTGATGTCGACTGCCAATTTCCTCAAGGCCCATGGCTGGCGTGCAGGCGCGGGCTATCAGCCCGGTGAACCCAACTTCGCTGCCATCCAGGCCTGGAACGCGGCATCCGTCTATCAGCGGGCGATCGCGCAGATCGGCCAGCAGATCGACAGCGGAGGAAGTACATCGGCGAGACGCTGA
- a CDS encoding alkyl sulfatase C-terminal domain-containing protein — MPLGTLFDHIGVRLNDGPTSGKSLVPNVIFADLNKQHDFAVENGTLNDSTESAANSGARS; from the coding sequence ATGCCGCTGGGGACACTGTTCGACCATATCGGAGTTCGGCTCAATGACGGTCCGACGTCCGGGAAGTCTCTCGTGCCGAATGTCATTTTCGCCGATCTCAACAAGCAACATGACTTTGCAGTCGAAAACGGCACGCTCAATGATTCGACCGAGTCCGCAGCCAATAGCGGCGCAAGATCCTGA